Proteins encoded in a region of the Streptomyces liliiviolaceus genome:
- a CDS encoding GlxA family transcriptional regulator, which produces MAFDGVQLLDVTGPVEVFTTANRHGGDYDVRVVSPTGESVTTSSGLVIGAGEPPLRLPRRRSTLLVAGRQDWRTAVADTGLVSLVARMAGQAERVASVCAGAFLLAEAGVLDGRRAATHWELATQLATAYPRVRVEDNPVFARDGHVLTSAGVTAGIDLSLALVEEDWGAETARGVARQLVVFMARPGGQAQFSARLAPRQPQHPAVRRVMDHVTEDPAATHTLTALASAAGLSGRHLERLFRTEVGTTPGRYVESVRVEAARTLLEAGGGTVEEVAQQAGFGSSESLRRVFQRVLGIAPTQYRARFHSTAAP; this is translated from the coding sequence GTGCAGCTCCTCGATGTCACCGGCCCCGTGGAGGTCTTCACGACGGCCAACCGCCACGGGGGCGACTACGACGTACGGGTCGTCTCGCCGACCGGTGAGTCGGTCACCACCTCGTCAGGTCTGGTCATCGGTGCCGGAGAACCGCCGCTCCGGCTTCCGCGGCGCCGCAGCACCCTGCTGGTCGCGGGACGACAGGACTGGCGTACGGCGGTCGCCGACACCGGCCTGGTCTCCTTGGTGGCGCGGATGGCCGGGCAGGCGGAGCGCGTGGCGTCGGTGTGTGCGGGAGCCTTCCTCCTGGCCGAGGCCGGGGTCCTGGACGGTCGCCGCGCGGCCACGCACTGGGAGCTCGCGACCCAGCTGGCGACCGCCTATCCCCGGGTCCGGGTGGAGGACAACCCCGTCTTCGCGCGGGACGGCCATGTGCTCACGTCGGCCGGTGTCACCGCGGGCATCGACCTCTCGCTGGCCCTGGTCGAAGAGGACTGGGGTGCCGAGACCGCCCGCGGTGTGGCCAGGCAACTGGTCGTGTTCATGGCCCGGCCCGGCGGGCAGGCGCAGTTCAGCGCCCGGCTGGCTCCCCGGCAGCCACAGCATCCGGCGGTACGCCGGGTGATGGACCACGTCACCGAGGACCCGGCGGCCACCCATACCCTCACCGCCCTGGCCTCCGCGGCCGGACTGAGCGGCCGCCACCTGGAACGGCTCTTCCGTACCGAGGTCGGTACGACACCCGGACGGTACGTGGAGTCCGTCCGGGTCGAAGCCGCCCGAACACTCCTCGAAGCCGGTGGCGGCACCGTGGAGGAAGTGGCGCAGCAGGCGGGATTCGGCTCGTCGGAATCCTTGCGACGCGTCTTCCAGCGCGTCCTCGGTATCGCTCCGACGCAGTACCGCGCCCGCTTCCACAGCACGGCCGCCCCCTGA
- a CDS encoding FG-GAP and VCBS repeat-containing protein yields MGIRRLAVSTAVVAALIGTFSVQIVAGTASAAGRATTVREDFNGDGYQDIAVAAPGATVGGHAWAGYLTITYGSANGLDTAHTTVITQDTPGVPGAPADNGVFGYALVPRDLDGDGLTDLAVTSREYRPEDNISGSVIVLWGRRTGISGQDSVRVAGAATNAEVGEDLTAGDFDGDGHTDLFMRNGDDYDYRAVLHGPFDRTGAPAREQQMVVFSTDNTISSTAAGDFNGDGIEDLATFYVYENHAEGGKLWLGTKDGLSTVPQRLSSASATAVADFDQDGYADLATREFPGGDTEMVDDPGTVKIYYGSAAGPSQTRTQTITQQTAGVPGVSEKNDAFGARLSAGDVNGDGYPDLAVGVPGESIGSVAKAGSVVLLKGGKSGLTGTGAQAFHQDTANVPGVAEKNDVFGGSVRLLDVTGDGKADLTAGAPGEDLGTVRNGGAVWLLRGTTSGLTASKSSAHNPVDLGTPSAQAEYGWNLSGDNGPGVQIP; encoded by the coding sequence GCGACGGCTACCAGGACATCGCCGTGGCCGCCCCCGGCGCCACGGTGGGCGGCCACGCCTGGGCCGGCTACCTCACGATCACCTACGGCTCGGCGAACGGCCTCGACACGGCCCACACCACCGTCATCACCCAGGACACCCCCGGAGTGCCCGGCGCGCCCGCCGACAACGGGGTCTTCGGCTACGCGCTCGTTCCCCGGGACCTGGACGGCGACGGCCTGACCGACCTGGCCGTGACGAGCCGCGAATACCGGCCGGAAGACAACATAAGCGGCTCGGTGATCGTCCTCTGGGGCCGCAGAACGGGCATCTCCGGCCAGGATTCCGTCCGCGTCGCCGGCGCTGCGACGAACGCCGAGGTCGGAGAGGACCTCACCGCGGGCGACTTCGACGGGGACGGTCACACGGACCTGTTCATGCGCAACGGCGACGACTACGACTACCGCGCCGTGCTCCACGGCCCGTTCGACCGCACCGGCGCCCCCGCCCGCGAACAGCAGATGGTGGTGTTCAGCACCGACAACACGATCTCCTCCACCGCGGCCGGCGACTTCAACGGCGACGGCATCGAGGACCTCGCGACCTTCTACGTCTACGAGAACCACGCCGAGGGCGGCAAGCTGTGGCTCGGCACGAAGGACGGCCTGTCCACCGTCCCGCAGCGGCTGTCCTCCGCGTCCGCCACCGCCGTCGCCGACTTCGACCAGGACGGTTACGCCGACCTCGCCACCCGCGAATTCCCGGGCGGCGACACGGAGATGGTCGACGACCCGGGGACCGTCAAGATCTATTACGGCTCGGCCGCGGGCCCCAGCCAGACCCGTACGCAGACCATCACCCAGCAGACCGCGGGCGTGCCCGGCGTGAGTGAGAAGAACGACGCCTTCGGCGCGCGTTTGAGCGCGGGCGACGTGAACGGCGACGGTTACCCCGACCTGGCCGTGGGTGTCCCCGGTGAGTCGATCGGCTCGGTGGCCAAGGCCGGTTCCGTGGTCCTCCTCAAGGGCGGCAAGAGCGGGCTCACCGGCACGGGCGCGCAGGCGTTCCACCAGGACACCGCGAACGTGCCGGGGGTCGCCGAGAAGAACGACGTCTTCGGCGGCTCGGTACGGCTGCTCGATGTCACCGGGGACGGGAAGGCGGACCTCACCGCGGGCGCGCCGGGGGAGGACCTCGGCACGGTCAGGAACGGCGGCGCGGTGTGGCTGCTGCGCGGTACGACGTCCGGCCTGACGGCGTCGAAGTCGTCCGCGCACAATCCCGTGGACCTCGGGACGCCGTCGGCACAGGCCGAGTACGGCTGGAACCTCAGCGGTGACAACGGGCCGGGCGTCCAGATCCCCTGA